A window from Candidatus Afararchaeum irisae encodes these proteins:
- the glmS gene encoding glutamine--fructose-6-phosphate transaminase (isomerizing), producing MCGIVGYTSDDGSEALEVLVNGLRNLDYRGYDSAGVALSSDSLDVYKKKGKIDRLEEILPETGEAKTGTGIGHTRWSTHGEPTDENAHPHTDCTGEIGVVHNGIIDNFDDLKHELASHEFSSDTDTEVIPHLIEEEIDAGAGFFEAFRKTVGRIEGSYAVAAVSSSNDEIAVARQDSPLILGYGDDENYVGSDVTAFIDYTDEVTYLENGDVALVTADDIEIYDSETGERVEREVETVDWEPEAAEKGGYDHYMLKEIHEQPQSLRQTLSGRIDEIEGEANLDVSLPDEYLNSVEEIQVVGAGTSYHACLVAEELMEEYADVRVTAEYSHEYDFDGGRDPWRTLVVAVTQSGETADTLSALKRAKRSGARTLAVTNTVGSTVTREADETLYIRAGPEIGVAATKTFVSQVATLGLLTVYVGRKRGALGSETASEILEDIRSLPGGVQQVLDNEDEVRQVAEEYADSDAFFYIGRKLGHPVSLEGALKLKEISYDHAEGFPAGELKHGPLALVTSETAVVAVLTEGTRPGETVNNVKEVKSREAPVIGVASSWVDGAEKYADTVLEVPDAGAMEPVLANVYLQLLAYNVADLKGRNIDKPRNLAKSVTVE from the coding sequence ATGTGTGGGATAGTAGGATACACGAGCGACGACGGCTCCGAGGCTCTCGAAGTCCTCGTCAACGGACTCCGGAACCTCGACTACAGGGGATACGACTCGGCGGGTGTCGCGCTCTCGTCCGACAGTCTCGACGTCTACAAGAAAAAGGGCAAGATAGACCGTCTCGAAGAGATACTACCCGAAACCGGGGAAGCCAAGACAGGTACAGGTATTGGACACACCCGGTGGTCGACCCACGGAGAGCCAACAGACGAGAACGCACATCCGCACACCGACTGTACGGGTGAGATAGGCGTCGTTCACAACGGCATAATCGACAACTTCGACGACCTGAAACACGAACTCGCGAGCCACGAATTCAGTAGCGATACCGACACAGAGGTCATACCACATCTCATCGAGGAGGAGATCGACGCCGGCGCGGGGTTCTTCGAGGCGTTCCGGAAGACGGTCGGGAGAATAGAGGGAAGCTACGCTGTCGCAGCAGTCTCCTCGTCGAACGACGAGATCGCGGTCGCACGTCAGGACAGCCCCCTGATACTCGGCTACGGAGACGACGAGAACTACGTCGGAAGCGACGTCACGGCTTTCATAGACTACACTGACGAAGTCACCTACCTCGAAAACGGTGACGTCGCCCTCGTAACAGCCGACGACATCGAGATATACGACTCCGAGACAGGTGAGAGGGTCGAACGTGAGGTCGAGACAGTCGACTGGGAGCCCGAGGCTGCCGAGAAAGGCGGATACGACCATTACATGCTCAAGGAGATACACGAACAGCCACAGTCGCTCCGCCAGACCCTCTCGGGACGTATAGACGAGATAGAGGGTGAGGCGAACCTCGACGTGTCGCTTCCCGACGAGTACCTCAACTCAGTCGAGGAGATACAGGTAGTCGGCGCAGGAACGTCGTACCACGCCTGTCTCGTCGCCGAGGAGCTCATGGAGGAGTACGCAGACGTACGTGTGACTGCGGAGTACTCCCACGAGTACGACTTCGACGGGGGACGTGACCCGTGGCGGACACTCGTCGTCGCGGTGACACAGAGCGGTGAGACCGCAGACACCCTCTCGGCTCTCAAGAGGGCGAAGAGGAGCGGAGCCAGGACGCTCGCTGTCACAAACACCGTAGGAAGCACAGTGACGCGTGAGGCTGACGAAACCCTCTACATACGTGCAGGACCCGAGATAGGCGTCGCGGCGACCAAGACATTCGTCTCACAGGTCGCCACGCTCGGTCTTCTCACCGTCTACGTCGGACGAAAACGGGGCGCGTTAGGCTCCGAGACCGCCTCGGAGATACTCGAAGACATACGGAGTCTCCCGGGTGGTGTACAGCAGGTTCTCGACAACGAGGATGAGGTCAGACAAGTCGCCGAGGAGTACGCCGACTCGGACGCCTTCTTCTATATCGGTAGAAAGCTGGGACATCCCGTCTCGCTCGAAGGCGCTCTCAAGCTCAAGGAAATCTCGTACGACCACGCCGAGGGGTTCCCCGCTGGGGAGCTAAAGCACGGACCTCTCGCTCTAGTGACTTCGGAGACAGCCGTAGTCGCAGTCCTGACTGAAGGAACGAGACCCGGAGAGACAGTCAACAACGTCAAGGAGGTCAAGTCGAGGGAAGCACCCGTTATAGGAGTGGCATCTTCGTGGGTCGACGGAGCCGAGAAGTACGCGGATACGGTACTCGAAGTCCCCGATGCGGGTGCAATGGAGCCAGTCTTAGCTAACGTCTATCTCCAGCTTCTCGCCTACAACGTCGCCGATCTCAAAGGCAGGAACATAGACAAGCCGAGAAACCTCGCTAAGAGTGTGACTGTCGAGTAG
- a CDS encoding sugar phosphate nucleotidyltransferase → MKAVILAAGEGRRLKPLTNLRPKPMIPVANKPLLEHVVEAVAEAGIDETVIVVGYKRERIQSYFGDGNDWDVSVEYAAQERQLGTGHAVLQAEEYVDGDFVVLNGDRMIESDVVESIVDKHRDGDGTVVAVTRADEPSDYGVVETEGDEVVSITEKPPEYETQTDVINAGVYGFDVSVFDEIRDTPTGADGEISITSTLSRLIDRSQRVRAVRSEMWIDVSHLWDLIQVNSNAIDRGYEGIGDSRIDGDVVGSVCVGDGCRVGHNSTVMRGTSLGDNVRVGANAVVSNSVVLEDAYIGEGAVVKDAVVGANAVIEPNSTVAGGRSDVVVENEIHEDVRLGGVIGDNSRIGGGATVETGTVIGDGTTAEEGVRLSGKVPSDSEVRRG, encoded by the coding sequence ATGAAAGCCGTAATCCTCGCCGCGGGGGAGGGTAGACGTCTCAAGCCTCTCACGAACCTGCGCCCGAAGCCGATGATACCCGTCGCCAACAAGCCCCTTCTCGAACACGTCGTCGAGGCGGTCGCCGAGGCGGGTATCGACGAGACTGTGATAGTCGTCGGATACAAGCGTGAGAGGATACAGAGCTACTTCGGAGACGGAAACGACTGGGACGTCTCAGTCGAGTACGCCGCACAGGAGAGACAGCTCGGTACGGGACACGCAGTTCTACAGGCTGAGGAGTACGTCGACGGCGACTTCGTCGTACTCAACGGCGACAGGATGATAGAGTCGGACGTTGTCGAGAGTATCGTAGACAAACACAGGGACGGAGACGGCACTGTGGTCGCAGTCACACGCGCCGACGAGCCGAGTGACTACGGAGTCGTAGAAACCGAAGGAGACGAGGTCGTTAGCATAACTGAGAAGCCACCCGAGTACGAGACACAGACAGACGTGATAAACGCAGGAGTCTACGGATTCGACGTCTCTGTCTTCGACGAGATACGTGATACTCCGACGGGTGCCGACGGAGAGATATCTATAACCTCGACACTCAGCCGTCTGATAGACCGGAGTCAGAGAGTCAGGGCGGTGAGATCGGAGATGTGGATAGACGTCTCACATCTCTGGGATCTCATACAGGTCAACTCAAACGCGATAGACAGAGGGTACGAGGGGATCGGTGACAGCCGTATCGACGGAGACGTAGTCGGATCGGTCTGTGTCGGCGACGGCTGCCGTGTCGGACACAACTCCACAGTTATGCGGGGAACGTCTCTCGGGGACAACGTACGTGTCGGAGCGAACGCTGTCGTATCTAACTCCGTCGTACTCGAAGACGCCTACATAGGAGAGGGTGCGGTCGTCAAGGACGCCGTCGTGGGTGCTAACGCCGTTATAGAGCCCAACAGTACCGTCGCAGGCGGCAGATCCGACGTAGTCGTCGAGAACGAGATACACGAGGACGTCCGTCTCGGCGGTGTCATAGGCGACAACTCACGTATAGGCGGCGGAGCGACAGTCGAAACAGGTACGGTAATCGGAGACGGGACGACAGCCGAGGAAGGCGTGAGACTCTCGGGGAAAGTACCGTCGGACTCAGAGGTGAGGAGGGGATAG
- the glmU gene encoding bifunctional sugar-1-phosphate nucleotidylyltransferase/acetyltransferase, with protein MKAVVLAAGEGTRMRPVTRTRPKPMVPVGGKPLLEGVLDACSGYVDGFVIVVGYASDDVKEYFGDEYDGKPVEYAVQDDQEGTAHAIGTAEPYVDERFIALNGDVVVFPELVERPVEYDSAVTVRRVENPTEYGVVGVEDGEVTSVVEKPDDPPSNLANLGLYVFEPDVFDYIRETPKSERGEYEITDTIRAMVDDGFGFGVVEHDGVWLDVGRPWEILEANTEILSRNDRSIDGDVEDGVVVGDGNVVVEEGAEIKSGTRIEGDVVVKSGAVVGPNAYVRGSTTVGENAKVGSSVEVKNSVLMEGATAGHLSYIGDSVVGEDVNLGAGSMVANLRHDGENVRMNVKGESVDTGRRKLGVVLGDGVKTGINTSLNAGVKMAPKETAKPGETVMEDRV; from the coding sequence ATGAAGGCGGTAGTCCTCGCCGCGGGTGAGGGAACACGTATGCGCCCGGTCACACGGACGCGTCCGAAGCCGATGGTTCCCGTCGGAGGCAAGCCTCTTCTCGAAGGCGTCTTAGACGCGTGTTCGGGGTACGTCGACGGCTTCGTAATAGTAGTCGGATACGCCTCCGACGACGTCAAGGAGTACTTCGGCGACGAGTACGACGGAAAGCCAGTCGAGTACGCCGTACAGGACGACCAAGAAGGCACCGCCCACGCGATAGGCACGGCGGAGCCCTACGTCGACGAGAGGTTCATAGCCCTCAACGGGGACGTAGTAGTCTTCCCCGAACTCGTCGAGAGACCCGTCGAGTACGACTCCGCAGTCACGGTCAGAAGAGTCGAAAACCCGACGGAGTACGGCGTCGTGGGAGTCGAAGACGGTGAGGTCACCTCTGTCGTCGAGAAGCCCGACGACCCGCCGTCGAACCTCGCCAACCTCGGTCTATACGTCTTCGAACCCGACGTCTTCGACTACATACGTGAGACGCCCAAGAGCGAGAGAGGAGAGTACGAGATTACCGACACGATACGTGCGATGGTCGATGACGGCTTCGGCTTCGGTGTCGTCGAACACGACGGTGTCTGGCTCGACGTCGGACGTCCGTGGGAGATACTCGAAGCCAACACCGAGATCCTGTCACGTAACGACAGATCGATAGACGGCGATGTCGAGGACGGCGTCGTAGTAGGTGACGGAAACGTCGTCGTCGAGGAGGGCGCTGAGATCAAGTCGGGGACACGTATAGAGGGCGACGTAGTCGTGAAGTCGGGTGCAGTCGTAGGACCCAACGCATACGTGAGAGGCTCGACGACAGTCGGAGAGAACGCCAAGGTCGGAAGCTCCGTAGAGGTCAAGAACTCCGTACTCATGGAGGGCGCGACAGCAGGACATCTGTCGTACATCGGCGACTCAGTCGTCGGAGAGGACGTCAACTTAGGCGCGGGTAGTATGGTCGCAAATCTGAGACACGACGGCGAGAACGTCAGAATGAACGTCAAGGGTGAGTCAGTCGATACAGGCAGGCGTAAGCTAGGCGTCGTCCTAGGAGACGGGGTCAAGACTGGAATCAATACGAGTCTCAACGCCGGAGTCAAGATGGCACCGAAGGAAACAGCCAAGCCTGGTGAGACAGTAATGGAGGACAGAGTATGA
- a CDS encoding NAD-dependent epimerase/dehydratase family protein yields the protein MTETYKIGVTGAGGYIGSRLTANLLEEGHEVVPTDNFYNAKVDEVEGVEIRDLDVRDRDGLRETYDDVDVLMHLAAVSGVDSCDDNPELAFDVNVGGTENVAWVCRENGIPLVFPCSMAIIGDPVEFPITSDHPRNPLNTYGLTKSMGEDDIHSLSRGEFPAHVYMKSNLYGHHELGGKEIGKNTVINIFVDKALNKEPLTVFKPGTQARDFIHVKDTARAYADSLDVILDEEDGATTYPIASGDCRSILEIAETVQEVVEEERGYSPEVELVDNPREDETLVDDFTVDTTKARDGIGFEAEYDIERAVREMVSE from the coding sequence ATGACAGAGACATATAAGATAGGAGTCACAGGAGCGGGTGGATACATAGGTTCACGTCTAACAGCGAACCTACTCGAAGAAGGACATGAGGTCGTACCGACAGACAACTTCTACAACGCGAAGGTCGACGAGGTCGAGGGAGTCGAGATACGTGACTTAGACGTACGTGACAGGGACGGTCTGCGGGAGACGTACGACGACGTCGATGTGCTGATGCATCTCGCAGCTGTGAGTGGTGTCGACTCGTGTGATGACAACCCCGAACTCGCCTTCGACGTCAACGTCGGAGGCACCGAGAACGTCGCTTGGGTCTGCCGTGAGAACGGTATACCACTCGTCTTCCCGTGTAGCATGGCTATAATCGGTGACCCCGTCGAGTTCCCGATCACCTCTGACCACCCGAGGAATCCACTCAACACCTACGGTCTCACTAAGTCGATGGGAGAGGACGACATCCACTCACTCTCGCGCGGCGAGTTCCCGGCTCACGTCTACATGAAGTCGAACCTCTACGGACACCACGAACTCGGCGGTAAGGAGATAGGAAAGAACACCGTCATAAACATATTCGTCGACAAGGCTCTCAACAAAGAACCACTCACAGTCTTCAAGCCCGGGACGCAGGCGCGCGACTTCATACACGTAAAGGACACAGCACGTGCCTACGCCGACTCTCTCGACGTCATACTCGACGAGGAAGACGGTGCGACGACGTATCCGATAGCGAGCGGAGACTGCCGTAGCATACTCGAAATCGCCGAGACAGTACAGGAGGTAGTCGAGGAAGAGAGGGGATATTCGCCCGAAGTAGAACTCGTCGACAACCCACGTGAGGACGAGACACTCGTGGACGACTTCACCGTCGACACGACAAAGGCACGCGACGGGATAGGCTTCGAGGCGGAGTACGACATAGAGAGGGCAGTCAGGGAGATGGTATCCGAATGA